A part of Microbulbifer sp. MI-G genomic DNA contains:
- a CDS encoding glycosyltransferase family 2 protein, with protein sequence MYLSFTVVIPIYEQWHFIPELLECLSVQTYRAGLVEILLIDNGSTQVCIPKEIPDNVKILYCNTRGSYAARNCGLHYARGEWIFFTDADCLPSENWFEEVVKKIYSTKLNDFFIAGRVDSISERKKPTAYEIYDIVKGIPQEHYVRRGYAATANLVVPRKLIKKISGFNERLYSGGDADFCRRARQNNFKIVYAHSALIRHRTRSSWEEIATKARRVKGGQLVCKSLKYKIWIFFRTFLSPIITIFRLLKKNQFTVKYRLLAAWVYLRVWVAELMEMFRVMLGGKPEHR encoded by the coding sequence ATGTATTTAAGTTTTACCGTTGTTATTCCAATTTATGAGCAATGGCATTTTATTCCTGAACTTCTTGAGTGTCTGAGTGTTCAGACATATAGAGCCGGACTTGTTGAGATTTTATTAATTGATAATGGATCAACTCAGGTTTGTATTCCAAAAGAAATTCCTGACAATGTAAAAATTCTATATTGTAATACCCGCGGATCCTATGCCGCAAGAAATTGTGGTTTGCATTATGCCCGCGGAGAGTGGATATTCTTTACTGATGCGGATTGTTTACCATCTGAAAATTGGTTCGAAGAAGTGGTCAAAAAAATATACTCTACCAAATTGAATGATTTTTTTATTGCTGGTAGAGTAGACTCGATTAGTGAAAGAAAGAAACCTACAGCTTATGAAATCTATGATATTGTTAAGGGGATACCCCAGGAGCATTATGTTAGAAGAGGTTATGCTGCGACTGCGAATTTAGTAGTACCCAGAAAATTGATAAAAAAAATTTCTGGATTTAATGAGCGACTTTATTCTGGGGGAGATGCAGATTTTTGTCGTAGAGCAAGACAAAATAATTTTAAAATTGTCTACGCTCATTCTGCACTAATACGACATCGAACTAGATCGAGCTGGGAGGAAATTGCAACAAAGGCACGTAGAGTTAAAGGTGGACAGTTAGTCTGTAAATCTTTAAAATATAAAATCTGGATTTTTTTTCGTACTTTTTTATCCCCAATTATTACAATATTCCGTTTATTAAAAAAAAATCAGTTTACAGTGAAGTATAGATTGCTCGCCGCGTGGGTATATTTGCGTGTTTGGGTGGCTGAGTTGATGGAGATGTTTCGTGTCATGTTAGGTGGTAAACCAGAGCATCGATAA
- the rdgC gene encoding recombination-associated protein RdgC — protein sequence MWFKNLRIYRLTREFTLNAETLNQWLEPHAFSPCGSQDSVRYGWVPPLGRHGNQLVHATNGYLMICAQKQEKILPAAVVNERVEALAQAISDRESRQVGRKERQNLKDDVLLEMRPQAFARSRLHFAYLSPRSNWVVIDASSASAAEELLENLREAIGSLAVVPLSAKNLPQQAMTHWLATSQAPAQFDFEHECELRNPKDSGSVIRCKNQDLCAQEIQNHLLAGMQVYRLGLVWRDGITFLLDDQLALKRIRFSSELLEKADNTNADGAAERFDADFSVMALELTALIKDLLKALGGASTELASVEEIVAKASSGQADTVARAVKEVTF from the coding sequence ATGTGGTTTAAAAACCTTCGTATTTATCGCTTAACCAGAGAATTCACCCTCAACGCCGAAACACTCAACCAATGGCTGGAGCCGCATGCATTCTCTCCCTGCGGAAGTCAGGATTCTGTCCGCTACGGGTGGGTACCCCCTCTGGGCCGGCACGGCAACCAGCTCGTGCACGCCACCAATGGATATCTCATGATCTGTGCCCAAAAGCAGGAGAAGATCCTTCCCGCCGCAGTGGTCAATGAACGCGTGGAGGCGCTGGCACAGGCTATCAGCGACAGGGAATCCCGCCAGGTAGGCCGCAAGGAGCGGCAAAACCTCAAGGACGATGTCCTGCTGGAGATGCGCCCCCAAGCCTTCGCGCGCTCCCGCTTGCACTTCGCCTACCTCTCCCCCCGGTCCAACTGGGTGGTAATTGATGCCTCTTCCGCTTCTGCCGCAGAGGAGTTACTGGAAAACCTCCGCGAGGCCATCGGCAGCCTCGCTGTGGTCCCACTCTCCGCCAAAAACCTGCCGCAGCAGGCCATGACCCATTGGCTCGCCACATCGCAGGCACCAGCACAGTTTGATTTCGAGCATGAGTGTGAACTGCGCAATCCCAAAGACAGTGGCAGTGTGATCCGCTGCAAGAATCAGGACCTTTGCGCACAAGAGATCCAAAATCATCTGCTGGCCGGGATGCAGGTGTACAGGTTAGGGCTGGTTTGGCGCGATGGCATCACATTTTTGCTGGATGACCAACTTGCCCTGAAACGCATCAGATTCAGCAGTGAACTGCTGGAAAAAGCCGACAACACAAATGCCGATGGGGCGGCTGAGCGATTCGATGCGGATTTCTCAGTGATGGCCCTGGAACTTACTGCCCTGATCAAGGATCTGCTCAAAGCCCTCGGCGGTGCCAGCACCGAATTAGCCAGTGTCGAGGAAATTGTGGCCAAAGCCTCCAGCGGGCAAGCTGATACTGTGGCACGGGCAGTAAAAGAAGTGACCTTTTGA
- a CDS encoding glycosyltransferase — translation MNSSDSREALERELAALQVEYHRVLESNSFRLGRLLIEATRSPLALLRLPITLINFFRTLRRQSRPPGPGSIQYEMVRKQWLSLVEEINKSGSKELVFLFSGTTCIQGTRGNRPIRQAQALLARGVPVFFSYHRTRFTESLPVHNSVGLVQSPVDITLQLLNDISAVSLGDIRKLFIISYPFEGIESYVDKFRSQGWSIIYDCRDDWEEFAKVGMAKWFHAEVERKLVATVDRTYCVSRPLVDKLSLLVPDSCVKLMPNAVGKDIIPNNYKHEPALFPRVVGYFGHLSAAWFNWEAFKEIVQLLPQYQFEVIGHSAPSEFELPENVLFLGPRPWQELHRYATRWSAGIIPFRMGRLADGVDPIKIYEYLAFGLPVVSFVMPQISDYPYTTTVSTVEEFCCALKAACEEVPKHEIIEAFLTHNTWEARAEELLSIFGDPVS, via the coding sequence ATGAATTCTTCTGATTCTAGAGAGGCTCTAGAGCGTGAATTGGCGGCGTTGCAGGTAGAGTATCACCGAGTCCTTGAAAGTAACAGCTTTCGGCTGGGGCGCTTGCTTATTGAGGCGACTCGCTCACCGCTTGCTCTATTGCGTCTGCCAATAACTCTTATAAACTTTTTTCGTACGCTGAGACGTCAAAGCCGACCACCTGGGCCAGGATCTATACAATACGAAATGGTTCGCAAGCAATGGTTGAGTCTTGTTGAAGAAATAAATAAATCAGGTAGTAAAGAGCTGGTATTTCTTTTTTCCGGTACCACCTGTATTCAAGGAACACGAGGTAATCGCCCCATACGTCAGGCGCAAGCCTTGCTAGCGCGTGGCGTACCCGTTTTCTTCAGCTACCATCGAACAAGATTCACTGAAAGTTTGCCTGTTCATAATTCAGTTGGACTGGTGCAAAGCCCTGTAGATATTACATTGCAGTTACTCAATGATATTTCAGCTGTTAGTTTAGGTGATATTCGCAAGCTATTTATTATATCCTATCCATTCGAGGGTATTGAAAGCTATGTAGACAAGTTTCGTTCACAGGGATGGTCCATTATTTATGACTGTCGGGATGACTGGGAAGAATTTGCCAAGGTTGGAATGGCAAAATGGTTTCATGCTGAAGTTGAACGCAAATTGGTGGCTACTGTCGACCGGACTTATTGTGTGTCCAGACCTCTTGTAGATAAATTGAGCCTGCTGGTGCCCGACAGTTGTGTGAAGTTAATGCCTAATGCAGTGGGGAAAGATATTATTCCGAATAACTATAAACATGAACCGGCATTATTTCCTAGGGTGGTGGGTTATTTTGGACATCTTTCCGCAGCTTGGTTTAATTGGGAGGCTTTCAAGGAGATTGTTCAATTACTCCCGCAATATCAGTTTGAAGTGATTGGGCACTCAGCTCCAAGCGAATTTGAATTACCCGAGAATGTGCTTTTTCTAGGTCCAAGGCCCTGGCAGGAGCTTCACCGTTACGCAACACGCTGGAGTGCAGGTATTATTCCATTTCGGATGGGGCGTCTAGCCGATGGTGTCGACCCAATAAAAATATATGAGTACTTAGCATTTGGCCTGCCAGTAGTTTCTTTTGTAATGCCCCAGATCAGCGATTATCCATATACTACCACTGTAAGCACAGTGGAAGAGTTTTGTTGCGCTCTGAAAGCTGCCTGTGAGGAAGTGCCGAAGCATGAAATAATAGAGGCTTTCCTTACCCATAATACCTGGGAAGCCCGTGCCGAAGAATTACTATCTATTTTCGGAGATCCGGTATCGTGA
- a CDS encoding DUF2058 domain-containing protein — translation MTSLQDQLLQAGLVDKKKAKQVSREKRKQQKVAKKSTEIRIDETKLAVQQARTDKMARDRALNAQRDAAAQQKAIAAQIKQLVDNNRQSQGNGDIAYNFTFDKKVKTIYVTEALYEHLITGRLAIVAMEQRFDLVPRVIADKIAERNSDIVVKQAQTTNPDDKDDPYADFKIPDDLMW, via the coding sequence ATGACCTCACTTCAAGACCAACTGCTCCAAGCCGGGCTTGTCGACAAAAAGAAAGCCAAGCAGGTCAGCAGGGAAAAACGCAAGCAACAAAAAGTTGCCAAAAAGTCCACAGAAATACGAATCGATGAAACGAAATTGGCTGTACAGCAGGCCCGCACCGATAAAATGGCACGGGATCGCGCCTTAAATGCCCAACGCGATGCCGCAGCCCAGCAGAAAGCCATCGCCGCACAGATCAAGCAATTGGTGGACAATAACCGCCAATCTCAGGGCAATGGAGACATTGCCTATAATTTTACCTTCGACAAAAAGGTCAAAACGATTTACGTCACTGAAGCACTATACGAGCACTTGATAACCGGCCGGCTGGCAATTGTTGCGATGGAGCAACGTTTTGATCTGGTTCCCAGGGTGATCGCAGACAAGATCGCCGAGCGCAATAGTGATATCGTAGTGAAGCAGGCGCAGACTACGAACCCAGACGACAAAGACGACCCTTACGCTGACTTCAAGATTCCCGATGACCTTATGTGGTAA
- a CDS encoding glycosyltransferase family 2 protein — MSYKIENSISVVMPAFNLAKYIEHSIESVLNQTHTDLELIVVNDCSTDETGNLIEKLACFDSRVNVFHNRKNLGGAGARNIGLAAARFRYIAFIDGDDLWHPEKLEKQIEILKNSDVQLSYTAVQKIDSSGKYFGAVQQIKPLINYDGLLSNPLIACSSVLLDYDAVGRVLMPEIRKRQDFAFWLKLLRKGIVARGINEPLTYYRVRHGSLSSNKLSAARYTWQVYRSHEGLPFWRALPNFLSYALHGVLKKLNL; from the coding sequence ATGTCTTACAAAATCGAAAACAGCATAAGTGTTGTAATGCCCGCCTTTAACCTAGCTAAGTACATTGAACATTCGATAGAATCGGTTTTGAATCAAACGCATACAGATCTCGAGCTTATTGTAGTTAATGATTGCTCTACAGATGAAACAGGTAATTTAATTGAAAAATTGGCTTGTTTTGATTCAAGAGTGAATGTGTTTCATAACAGAAAAAACCTAGGAGGAGCTGGTGCTAGAAATATAGGTCTTGCGGCAGCACGTTTTAGGTATATCGCTTTTATTGATGGGGATGACCTTTGGCATCCAGAAAAATTGGAAAAGCAAATAGAAATTCTAAAAAATAGTGATGTACAATTAAGCTATACAGCTGTACAAAAGATTGATTCCTCTGGGAAATATTTTGGGGCAGTACAACAAATCAAACCTTTAATTAATTATGATGGCCTCCTAAGTAACCCACTTATCGCCTGTTCAAGCGTGCTTTTGGACTATGATGCTGTAGGTAGGGTTCTGATGCCAGAAATCCGAAAGCGGCAAGATTTTGCTTTTTGGCTTAAACTTCTTCGAAAAGGTATTGTGGCGAGAGGTATCAATGAACCATTGACTTACTACAGAGTGAGGCATGGATCACTGTCTTCAAATAAGTTAAGTGCTGCTAGATACACTTGGCAGGTTTATCGATCTCATGAAGGTTTACCATTCTGGCGGGCCCTCCCTAATTTTCTTTCTTATGCTTTACACGGGGTGTTGAAAAAACTTAATCTGTGA
- a CDS encoding alkaline phosphatase family protein produces the protein MHKVWISLLGVILCTHVHAADHLVLVTIDGLRWQEVFSGYDPELIQHDKYTENRAQLIEQFGGKSAQEKRQKLLPFIWSTVEQHGVLAGNRNRGSRASVTNNWWFSYPGYNEILTGRADPNIQSNEAIPNVNITFLEWLHKKPGFKRNIAAFGSWGVFSAIINRERSGIFVNAGLEPAIWPQLSMRARFLNELQGQLPIFWKDVRPDAFTYGLAKEYLIQKKPKVLYIALGETDDFAHDEQYHQYLQSAHRSDAILADLWNTLQTIEGYRDNTNLLVTVDHGRGNTAETWPHHASGPALTQFLGKKDHPHKGGIPGSNEIWMAALGPDIKHIGEVSGGATLYQDQVAATALRLLGFTPGDFDKRAGPVIARILRKTDTQ, from the coding sequence ATGCACAAAGTATGGATATCGCTGCTGGGAGTAATACTTTGCACCCATGTCCACGCTGCCGATCACCTGGTGTTGGTGACGATCGACGGTTTACGCTGGCAGGAGGTCTTTTCGGGCTACGATCCGGAGCTTATCCAACACGACAAATACACCGAAAACAGGGCCCAACTGATCGAGCAATTTGGGGGAAAGTCTGCCCAGGAAAAACGTCAAAAGCTCCTGCCGTTTATATGGAGCACAGTAGAACAGCACGGGGTGCTCGCCGGCAACCGCAATAGAGGATCCCGGGCGAGTGTTACCAATAATTGGTGGTTTTCCTACCCCGGTTACAACGAAATACTCACCGGACGCGCCGACCCAAACATCCAATCCAATGAGGCCATACCCAATGTCAATATCACTTTTCTGGAATGGCTGCATAAAAAACCCGGCTTCAAAAGAAATATCGCTGCGTTTGGCAGCTGGGGTGTTTTTTCTGCCATTATTAACCGGGAACGCAGCGGTATTTTTGTCAATGCCGGGCTGGAACCCGCCATCTGGCCACAGCTATCGATGCGCGCCCGTTTTTTGAATGAACTGCAAGGCCAGTTGCCGATTTTCTGGAAGGACGTACGCCCCGATGCCTTCACCTATGGCCTGGCGAAGGAATACCTGATTCAGAAAAAACCGAAAGTGCTCTACATCGCCCTGGGGGAGACCGATGATTTCGCCCACGATGAACAGTATCACCAGTATCTGCAGTCTGCTCATCGCAGTGATGCTATCCTGGCGGATCTGTGGAATACCCTGCAAACGATTGAAGGCTACCGGGATAATACCAACCTGCTTGTCACAGTGGACCACGGGCGCGGCAATACGGCTGAAACCTGGCCGCACCATGCCAGCGGGCCGGCACTCACCCAGTTTCTCGGCAAAAAGGATCACCCGCACAAGGGGGGAATACCCGGTTCCAACGAGATCTGGATGGCAGCACTGGGTCCGGATATCAAGCACATCGGTGAGGTTTCCGGCGGCGCAACCCTGTATCAGGATCAGGTGGCAGCAACCGCATTGAGACTACTGGGCTTTACCCCCGGTGATTTTGACAAGCGTGCCGGTCCGGTAATCGCCAGAATCCTCCGTAAAACTGACACGCAATAA
- a CDS encoding TonB-dependent receptor domain-containing protein, with protein MNSRKTCLASAISLTTLIAANQSLAEPADDGQLEEVVVLGTGATFNSSAVSEAMRKQQSSITSVNALIDNLPGVSVNEGDAYGFDDWSTNISVRGFTISLDEQQIGTTIDGIPNGGSNYGGGAKANRFIDPANLASIEVSQGTSDIASRSLDALGGTIDYRSQDPVDTRRSRMELSAGEFDARRFYYRFDTGTFAGNSKAWISYANQEATDWITETAQNEREHIAAKLVTTLENGTVNTYVSYDDIHENNYQRIYSETQFKEFPEDDFLRGKWVGIPYIDQLYRRGWSTLRKNLLAYSQFEYDLTERLNLHAGLYYHTNSGRGDWVPPYLVDITDDGNAGQSEFLGGSTAYGGLQTGQIFYVDANGNALTPIDGCISSVVNIYGQSGPEYDPACYPANAIPVMSYRHTHYKKKRTGLIADFTYNGLIAGFEHELRGGLWYEDATRDEHRDWHKITDATRSADFDAAPYWVQYDRSYPQETRQWYLQDALVIDAITLTLGAKQFFVDVQREDFFGASPDVGINSDSDILISAGLLWATPLENTELFAGYAENFKAIGDSVLERPDSDLDNIDPETSETIELGLRYTGDSFTATATYFENQFENRIIFLDNNTTTGPNYLIGTNGTYFNAGGIESNGLELLLDYDLGESFNLYTSYTLINATYLGSGDAAVDEAQGITPGNTVVGIPEQLFVVGLDWNSELLYGGVSSKFTGDRYVDTNNTWVADAYITTDAYIGINLIEINPALTAVNLNLVVNNLFDTDYLGTVVSGGAWIGAPRTLSLSASVDF; from the coding sequence ATGAATTCCAGAAAAACCTGCCTGGCTTCTGCCATTTCCCTAACCACGCTGATCGCCGCGAATCAATCGCTGGCCGAACCGGCAGACGACGGTCAGCTGGAGGAGGTCGTTGTGCTGGGTACGGGTGCCACTTTTAACAGCAGCGCAGTATCCGAGGCCATGCGCAAGCAGCAGTCCTCCATTACCAGTGTCAACGCCCTGATCGATAATTTGCCCGGTGTTTCCGTCAACGAGGGGGATGCCTATGGCTTTGATGACTGGTCTACCAATATCAGTGTGCGCGGCTTTACTATCAGCCTGGATGAGCAGCAAATTGGCACTACCATTGATGGCATCCCCAATGGCGGTTCCAACTATGGTGGCGGCGCCAAGGCCAACCGCTTTATCGACCCCGCCAACCTCGCCTCCATAGAGGTTTCTCAGGGCACTTCGGATATTGCCTCCCGCTCTCTGGATGCCTTGGGTGGCACTATTGATTACCGCAGCCAAGACCCCGTGGACACACGCCGCAGCCGCATGGAGCTTTCCGCAGGCGAGTTCGATGCCCGGCGCTTCTATTATCGGTTCGACACCGGTACCTTTGCCGGCAACAGTAAAGCGTGGATCTCCTACGCCAACCAGGAAGCCACTGACTGGATCACCGAAACCGCGCAAAACGAACGCGAGCATATTGCTGCAAAACTGGTCACAACACTGGAAAATGGCACTGTCAACACCTACGTTTCCTATGATGACATTCACGAAAACAACTACCAGCGTATTTATTCCGAAACGCAGTTTAAGGAATTCCCGGAAGACGACTTTTTGCGCGGAAAATGGGTAGGCATCCCCTATATCGATCAACTCTACCGCCGTGGCTGGTCTACCCTGCGCAAGAACCTGCTGGCCTATTCGCAATTCGAGTATGACCTCACGGAACGTCTTAACCTGCATGCCGGGCTCTATTACCACACCAATTCGGGACGCGGCGATTGGGTTCCCCCCTATCTGGTGGACATCACCGATGATGGAAATGCAGGCCAGTCGGAATTCCTCGGCGGTTCCACCGCTTATGGTGGCCTTCAGACAGGGCAGATTTTCTATGTGGATGCCAATGGCAATGCGCTCACACCTATAGACGGCTGCATTTCTTCAGTTGTCAATATCTACGGCCAGTCGGGACCGGAGTATGACCCAGCATGCTATCCCGCAAATGCTATCCCGGTTATGTCCTACCGTCACACCCACTACAAGAAGAAACGGACCGGCCTGATAGCGGACTTTACCTACAATGGTCTGATCGCCGGCTTCGAGCACGAGTTGCGCGGCGGCCTCTGGTACGAAGACGCCACGCGTGACGAGCACCGCGATTGGCACAAAATCACCGATGCCACCCGCAGTGCCGATTTTGATGCAGCGCCTTACTGGGTGCAGTACGATCGCAGCTACCCTCAGGAAACCCGCCAGTGGTATCTGCAGGACGCTCTGGTTATCGACGCAATCACCCTGACACTGGGAGCCAAGCAGTTCTTCGTGGATGTTCAGCGGGAGGATTTTTTCGGCGCATCACCTGATGTGGGTATCAATTCCGACTCCGATATTTTGATCTCCGCAGGACTGCTCTGGGCAACCCCATTAGAAAACACTGAACTGTTTGCCGGATACGCGGAGAACTTTAAGGCAATAGGAGACAGTGTGCTCGAACGTCCAGATTCGGACCTGGACAATATCGACCCCGAAACTTCGGAAACCATTGAACTTGGCCTGCGCTACACTGGGGATAGCTTCACAGCTACCGCCACCTATTTCGAGAATCAATTTGAAAACCGGATTATTTTCCTGGACAACAATACCACCACAGGCCCCAATTACCTGATCGGTACCAATGGCACTTACTTCAATGCCGGTGGTATCGAATCAAATGGCCTGGAATTATTGCTGGACTATGACCTCGGAGAGTCCTTCAATCTCTACACATCCTATACCCTGATCAATGCCACCTACCTCGGCTCAGGGGATGCCGCAGTCGATGAAGCCCAGGGTATCACTCCCGGTAATACGGTAGTCGGCATCCCGGAGCAGCTGTTTGTGGTGGGACTGGACTGGAATTCAGAACTCTTGTACGGCGGTGTTTCCAGCAAGTTCACCGGAGATCGCTATGTGGATACCAATAATACTTGGGTGGCCGATGCCTATATCACCACCGATGCCTACATTGGCATTAACCTCATAGAGATTAACCCGGCGCTGACTGCGGTGAACCTGAACCTCGTGGTTAACAACCTGTTCGATACCGACTATCTGGGCACCGTGGTATCCGGAGGTGCCTGGATCGGCGCACCCCGCACGCTCTCGCTCTCAGCCTCTGTGGATTTCTGA